A genomic window from Gymnodinialimonas ceratoperidinii includes:
- a CDS encoding LysR family transcriptional regulator has translation MHIEFRHLRTIKAIHEEGGLAKAADSLHITQSALSHQIKGLEDQAGLELFIRRSKPMRLSPAGMKMLRLAEEVLPRVAALEEVFTGLRAGKSGRLHIAIECHACFDWLLPVLEAFRQTWPDVDVDIRPGLQFEALPALNRQDVDLVVSSDPEDLPGIDFTPLFDYEPVFVCAADHPLAAKDFVEAADFADQTLITYPVDRPRLDVFSQLLFPAGVEPKAIRQVELSAVILLLVASGRGVSVLPDWVVRDIGASQSIVTKPLTANGLTRRLYGASRSEDTAKPFMSHVLKLCRTEPLKLQRRG, from the coding sequence ATGCATATCGAGTTCCGCCACCTGCGCACGATCAAGGCTATCCACGAAGAGGGCGGCTTGGCAAAGGCGGCCGACAGCCTGCACATCACCCAGAGCGCACTCAGCCACCAGATCAAGGGGCTCGAAGATCAGGCGGGGCTGGAGCTGTTCATCCGCCGCTCGAAGCCCATGCGCCTCTCACCCGCCGGCATGAAGATGCTGCGGTTGGCCGAAGAAGTCCTGCCCCGTGTCGCCGCGCTGGAAGAAGTTTTCACCGGCCTGCGCGCGGGCAAATCCGGGCGGCTGCACATCGCGATCGAGTGCCACGCCTGTTTCGACTGGTTGCTGCCGGTCCTCGAAGCCTTCCGCCAGACATGGCCGGACGTGGACGTGGACATCCGCCCCGGCCTTCAGTTCGAAGCACTGCCCGCGCTGAACCGACAGGACGTCGACCTCGTGGTCTCAAGCGACCCGGAGGACCTGCCCGGCATCGATTTCACGCCGCTGTTCGACTACGAGCCCGTTTTCGTCTGCGCGGCCGACCATCCCCTGGCCGCCAAGGACTTCGTCGAAGCCGCGGATTTCGCGGATCAGACGCTGATCACCTACCCGGTCGACCGCCCGCGCCTCGACGTGTTCAGCCAACTGCTTTTCCCCGCGGGCGTCGAGCCGAAGGCGATCCGTCAGGTGGAGCTTTCAGCCGTGATCCTGCTTCTCGTCGCCTCGGGCCGGGGCGTTTCCGTCTTGCCCGATTGGGTGGTGCGCGACATCGGCGCGAGCCAGTCGATCGTCACCAAACCCCTGACGGCCAACGGGTTGACCCGGCGCCTCTACGGCGCCAGCCGGTCCGAGGACACGGCGAAACCCTTCATGTCCCACGTGCTGAAGCTGTGCCGGACCGAGCCGTTGAAACTCCAACGCCGCGGCTGA
- the metF gene encoding methylenetetrahydrofolate reductase [NAD(P)H]: MTKPSVSFEFFPPKSLEGSFKLWETLGVLAPLSPDFVSVTYGAGGTTRKLTHDAVTTIDANFGVPVAAHLTCVDATRAETLEIAEQYAEAGISQIVALRGDPPKGAEGFTPHPDGFASSVELIEALAATGKFDIRVGAYPDPHPEAGSMQECVDYLKRKIEAGATSAITQFFFEAETFFRFRDACVAAGIDAPILPGVLPIENWPRARRFANGCGAVIPQWLDDAYDTALRDGRADLLSTALCTELCTDLIEGGVDHLHFYTLNRPELTRDVCAALGVTPNVALAEVA, translated from the coding sequence ATGACCAAGCCAAGCGTCTCGTTCGAATTTTTCCCGCCCAAATCATTGGAGGGATCATTCAAATTGTGGGAAACGCTCGGCGTTTTGGCGCCGCTGAGCCCGGATTTCGTCTCCGTCACCTATGGGGCGGGGGGGACGACGCGCAAGCTAACCCATGACGCCGTGACGACGATCGACGCGAATTTCGGTGTGCCGGTGGCAGCGCATTTGACCTGCGTCGATGCCACCCGTGCCGAGACGCTGGAAATCGCCGAGCAATACGCCGAGGCAGGCATCTCGCAGATCGTGGCGCTTCGGGGCGATCCGCCCAAGGGCGCGGAAGGTTTCACGCCGCACCCGGACGGATTCGCCTCGTCGGTGGAATTGATCGAGGCACTGGCGGCCACTGGCAAGTTCGACATCCGCGTCGGTGCCTATCCCGATCCGCATCCTGAGGCGGGCTCGATGCAGGAGTGCGTGGATTACCTCAAACGCAAGATCGAAGCCGGGGCCACCTCGGCGATCACGCAGTTCTTCTTCGAGGCCGAGACCTTCTTCCGCTTCCGCGACGCCTGTGTCGCCGCCGGCATCGACGCGCCGATCCTGCCCGGCGTTCTGCCGATCGAGAACTGGCCCCGCGCGCGGCGCTTTGCCAACGGTTGTGGCGCTGTGATCCCGCAATGGCTCGACGATGCCTATGACACCGCGCTCCGCGACGGTCGGGCGGACCTTCTGTCAACGGCGCTTTGCACGGAGCTTTGCACCGACCTGATCGAAGGCGGCGTGGACCATCTGCATTTCTACACGCTCAATCGCCCCGAATTGACCCGGGACGTCTGCGCTGCTCTGGGGGTCACCCCAAACGTTGCGCTCGCGGAAGTCGCGTAA
- a CDS encoding PaaI family thioesterase, which produces MQKAYFAQDVDELPSRDRTLSMSGLAFMQAILDGEVTNPPIGETLGFELDAVEDGRVVFRGKPSFESLNPVGTVHGGWYGTILDSAMACAVMTKVPRGSLYTTLEYKVNITRAIPIGTEVLAEGIVSHSGRTTGVAEGTIRDAASGKLYATGSTTCLIMQVSITAGT; this is translated from the coding sequence ATGCAGAAAGCCTATTTCGCCCAAGACGTGGACGAGCTGCCGAGCCGCGACCGGACACTGTCGATGTCGGGGCTGGCGTTCATGCAAGCGATCTTGGATGGCGAGGTGACCAATCCGCCAATCGGCGAGACCCTCGGGTTTGAGCTGGATGCGGTTGAGGACGGGCGCGTTGTCTTTCGCGGCAAGCCGTCGTTCGAGAGCCTCAATCCGGTGGGCACGGTGCATGGCGGCTGGTACGGGACGATTCTTGATAGCGCGATGGCCTGCGCCGTGATGACCAAGGTGCCGCGCGGCAGTCTTTATACGACGCTCGAATACAAGGTTAACATCACCCGCGCGATCCCCATTGGCACGGAGGTGCTTGCCGAGGGGATCGTGTCCCATTCCGGTCGCACCACAGGCGTCGCCGAGGGCACGATCCGGGATGCCGCGAGTGGCAAGCTCTATGCCACGGGCTCCACCACCTGTCTGATCATGCAGGTCTCTATCACCGCTGGCACATGA
- a CDS encoding aspartate aminotransferase family protein, whose product MISPVLPSYSRANLSFVKGEGSWLVEADGRRFLDFASGIAVMSLGHGHPTVVGALKDQADALWHTSNLYEVPQQKALAERLVEHTFADTVFFCNSGTEAAELAIKMARKYRTETGTPERMKILTFEGSFHGRSMGAISAAGSEKLTKGFGPLLEGFQSLPFGDHDALREAAAQEDVGAIMIEPIQGEGGIRPVPDQCLKGLRDLCDEHGLLLIFDEIQCGVGRTGKLFAHEWAGITPDIMLVAKGIGGGFPIGALLATEEAAQGMTAGTHGSTYGGNPLGCAVGTAVMDTITEDGFLEAVNAKAGFLRQKLEGLVASHPTIFESVRGQGLILGLKCRVAPTDVVAEGYNHAVLTVPAADDVVRVLPALTISEEEISQGIDRLDATATALEERAA is encoded by the coding sequence ATGATCTCGCCAGTCCTTCCAAGCTATTCCCGCGCAAATCTGTCCTTCGTCAAAGGCGAAGGCTCCTGGTTGGTGGAAGCGGACGGGCGACGTTTTCTCGACTTTGCCAGCGGCATCGCCGTAATGTCACTCGGCCACGGGCACCCGACGGTCGTAGGCGCCCTGAAGGATCAGGCCGACGCGCTGTGGCATACGTCCAACCTTTACGAAGTGCCGCAGCAGAAGGCGCTGGCCGAACGGTTGGTGGAACACACCTTCGCCGACACCGTCTTTTTCTGCAATTCGGGCACCGAGGCCGCCGAGCTGGCGATCAAGATGGCGCGCAAGTACCGCACCGAGACCGGCACGCCTGAGCGCATGAAGATCCTCACCTTCGAAGGGTCGTTCCACGGCCGCTCTATGGGCGCGATTTCCGCGGCCGGGTCCGAGAAGCTCACCAAGGGTTTCGGGCCTTTGTTGGAAGGCTTCCAGAGCCTGCCCTTCGGCGATCACGACGCGCTGCGCGAGGCTGCCGCGCAAGAGGACGTTGGCGCCATCATGATCGAGCCGATCCAGGGAGAAGGCGGCATTCGCCCCGTGCCAGACCAATGCCTGAAGGGCCTGCGCGATCTCTGCGATGAACATGGCCTGCTGCTGATCTTCGATGAGATCCAATGCGGCGTCGGGCGTACCGGCAAGCTCTTCGCCCATGAATGGGCCGGCATCACGCCGGATATCATGCTGGTGGCCAAGGGCATCGGCGGCGGCTTTCCGATCGGTGCGCTTCTCGCCACCGAGGAGGCGGCACAGGGCATGACCGCGGGGACCCACGGCTCCACCTATGGCGGCAATCCTCTGGGCTGCGCCGTAGGCACCGCTGTGATGGACACGATCACGGAAGACGGCTTCCTCGAGGCGGTCAACGCCAAGGCCGGTTTCCTGCGCCAGAAGCTGGAAGGCCTCGTCGCCTCGCACCCGACGATCTTCGAGAGCGTCCGGGGCCAGGGGTTGATCCTCGGCCTCAAGTGCCGCGTTGCGCCCACTGACGTGGTCGCGGAGGGCTACAACCACGCCGTCCTCACGGTGCCCGCCGCTGACGACGTCGTGCGCGTCCTGCCGGCGCTGACCATCTCCGAGGAGGAAATTTCACAAGGCATCGACCGCCTCGACGCCACTGCAACCGCGTTGGAAGAGCGCGCCGCTTAG
- the argF gene encoding ornithine carbamoyltransferase, whose translation MPNFLDIHTTDPAALRDILATAGDMKTARGSRPKGTPDDELPLDGHVVALIFEKPSTRTRVSFDVGVRQMGGTSLVLSGAEMQLGHGETIADTARVLSRYVDLIMIRTFGEDILHEMAEHATVPVINGLTDNSHPCQIMADVMTFEEHRGPIAGKRVAWMGDGNNVAQSFLHAAASFGFDFTFSGPAQLDPRDDLVGAVRNAGRDVRIERDPVKAVADADLVVTDTWVSMGDAESSRQRRHNLLRPYQVNERLMEAAPDHAMVMHCLPAHRGEEITDAILDGPRSVVFDEAENRLHAQKAIMRWCLGA comes from the coding sequence ATGCCAAATTTTCTCGACATTCATACCACTGATCCCGCCGCCCTGCGCGACATCCTCGCGACTGCTGGCGACATGAAGACCGCCCGCGGCAGCCGCCCCAAGGGCACGCCGGACGACGAGCTGCCACTCGACGGCCACGTGGTGGCGCTGATCTTCGAGAAGCCCTCCACCCGCACGCGGGTCAGCTTCGATGTCGGCGTGCGCCAGATGGGTGGCACATCGCTGGTGCTGTCAGGCGCCGAGATGCAATTGGGCCACGGCGAGACCATTGCCGATACCGCCCGCGTACTGTCGCGCTACGTCGACCTGATCATGATCCGCACCTTCGGCGAGGATATTCTGCACGAGATGGCAGAGCACGCCACGGTGCCGGTCATCAACGGGCTGACGGATAATTCCCACCCCTGTCAGATCATGGCGGATGTCATGACCTTCGAGGAACACCGCGGCCCGATCGCGGGCAAGCGGGTGGCGTGGATGGGCGATGGCAACAACGTCGCCCAGAGCTTCCTTCACGCCGCCGCGTCATTCGGGTTCGACTTCACCTTCTCCGGCCCGGCGCAGCTCGATCCGCGGGACGATCTTGTCGGCGCGGTGCGCAACGCGGGTCGTGACGTGCGGATCGAGCGTGATCCGGTCAAGGCGGTTGCCGACGCCGATCTCGTGGTGACCGATACCTGGGTCTCCATGGGCGATGCCGAAAGCTCGCGTCAGCGGCGTCACAATCTGTTGCGTCCTTACCAGGTGAACGAGCGCCTGATGGAGGCCGCGCCGGATCATGCGATGGTCATGCATTGCCTGCCGGCGCACCGCGGCGAGGAGATTACCGATGCGATCCTCGATGGTCCGCGCTCGGTTGTGTTCGACGAGGCCGAGAACCGCTTGCACGCGCAGAAGGCGATCATGCGGTGGTGCCTCGGCGCATGA
- a CDS encoding DMT family transporter: MRPVIQSSVPATPVTLAKPSPGLAVAFMLVATAFIASTTLLAKALGTDALGPPLHPFQISHGRFLFAWITIGSVVAILRPRFSKLNWGLHIGRTVMGFAGVTCMFAAASMIPLADATAISFLNPVFGMILAIPLLGEKVGKWRWLAAAIAFTGALILIRPGSGAIAPGALVALGAALALGLELTFIKRLAGREAPLQILFINNSLGVVIATIAVIAVWQPPTGAQWAGLVALGCLMAAAQACFVSSVARADASFVTPFSYLTLVFAAVYDFAIFGVTPTGLSYLGAATIISGAALLAWREARLSRKAKEAASAPPVTT, encoded by the coding sequence ATGCGTCCGGTGATCCAGTCTTCGGTGCCTGCCACACCTGTCACGCTCGCCAAGCCCTCGCCGGGGCTCGCCGTGGCTTTCATGCTGGTGGCTACCGCCTTCATCGCCAGCACGACCCTGCTTGCCAAGGCGCTTGGCACCGATGCCCTCGGCCCGCCCCTGCATCCGTTCCAAATCAGTCACGGCAGGTTTCTGTTCGCATGGATCACCATCGGCAGCGTTGTGGCGATACTCCGGCCCCGGTTCAGCAAGCTGAACTGGGGGCTTCACATCGGGCGAACCGTCATGGGCTTTGCGGGCGTCACCTGCATGTTCGCCGCCGCCTCGATGATCCCGCTGGCGGATGCGACAGCGATCAGTTTCCTCAATCCGGTCTTTGGGATGATCCTCGCGATTCCCCTGCTCGGTGAGAAAGTCGGCAAATGGCGTTGGCTCGCCGCGGCCATCGCCTTCACCGGCGCCTTGATCCTGATCCGGCCCGGCAGCGGCGCGATCGCGCCAGGCGCCTTGGTAGCCCTGGGCGCGGCCCTCGCCCTCGGGCTCGAATTGACCTTCATCAAGCGCCTCGCAGGGCGCGAGGCGCCCTTGCAGATCCTGTTCATCAACAACTCCCTGGGGGTTGTGATCGCCACGATTGCCGTCATCGCCGTCTGGCAACCGCCGACCGGCGCGCAATGGGCCGGACTGGTGGCACTGGGATGCCTCATGGCCGCGGCTCAGGCGTGTTTTGTAAGCTCGGTCGCGCGGGCGGACGCCAGCTTCGTGACGCCGTTCTCCTATCTGACGCTGGTCTTCGCGGCCGTCTATGACTTCGCCATCTTCGGGGTGACGCCGACCGGGTTGTCCTACCTTGGCGCCGCCACGATCATCAGTGGCGCAGCCCTTCTGGCATGGCGCGAGGCGCGGCTGAGCCGCAAAGCGAAAGAGGCTGCTAGCGCGCCTCCAGTAACGACCTGA
- a CDS encoding serine hydrolase domain-containing protein gives MAQDTAQEIAEALAGISDVPAAAAGWVTAQDMDFGVAGTRVVNGSDRVQPDDQWHVGSITKGMTATLAARLVEAGAITWDTRLGAVLGDSYPDMHPDWHDTPLRRFLTHRSGMAANLPDDTAAGLGTAPRRDYVAEALFAAPIGAPGEFVYSNAGYVVAGAILEAAGGASWEELMRIHVFAPLGMESAGFGPPQGAVIEGHSPRLLWGVSAAGQSPEADNIPAMGPAGRVHLSAADMLRYLRAHLLRDETFLSTDAWETLHAPIGEEAYAMGWGVGEDGSLVHSGSNTLWYAVAYVAPDSGRAVFVSTNTGDFDAVVEPVDEALRSLLEAR, from the coding sequence ATGGCGCAGGACACGGCGCAGGAAATCGCCGAGGCGCTGGCCGGGATCTCTGACGTGCCGGCGGCCGCCGCGGGGTGGGTGACAGCGCAGGACATGGACTTCGGCGTCGCGGGCACCCGCGTCGTGAACGGTAGCGACAGGGTGCAGCCGGACGATCAGTGGCACGTGGGATCGATTACCAAGGGAATGACCGCAACACTCGCCGCTCGACTGGTGGAAGCCGGAGCCATCACCTGGGACACGCGGCTCGGCGCGGTACTGGGTGACAGCTACCCGGACATGCATCCTGATTGGCACGACACGCCGCTGCGCCGGTTTCTGACCCATCGCTCGGGCATGGCGGCGAATTTGCCCGACGACACGGCAGCGGGCCTCGGCACGGCGCCGCGTCGCGATTACGTGGCAGAGGCGCTTTTCGCGGCCCCCATCGGTGCGCCGGGCGAATTCGTCTATTCCAATGCCGGATACGTCGTCGCGGGGGCGATACTGGAGGCCGCCGGGGGCGCCTCTTGGGAAGAGCTGATGCGCATTCACGTCTTTGCCCCTCTGGGGATGGAGAGCGCGGGGTTCGGGCCGCCTCAGGGCGCGGTCATCGAGGGCCATTCCCCAAGGCTGCTCTGGGGTGTCAGCGCTGCGGGGCAAAGCCCGGAGGCAGATAACATTCCGGCAATGGGCCCCGCCGGGCGGGTGCACCTGAGCGCCGCAGACATGTTGCGCTACCTGCGCGCCCATCTGCTGCGCGACGAGACCTTTCTGAGCACTGACGCGTGGGAGACCCTGCACGCGCCGATCGGAGAGGAAGCCTACGCGATGGGGTGGGGCGTCGGTGAGGACGGAAGCCTCGTCCATTCCGGCTCGAACACGCTCTGGTACGCGGTGGCCTATGTCGCTCCGGACAGCGGCCGGGCGGTTTTTGTGAGCACGAACACAGGCGATTTCGACGCGGTGGTGGAGCCAGTCGACGAGGCACTCAGGTCGTTACTGGAGGCGCGCTAG
- a CDS encoding GcrA family cell cycle regulator, with the protein MSWTDERVETLKKMWGEGQSASQIAKELGGVTRNAVIGKVHRLGLSNRSGGGASAPSKPAPAAKEAPAAKAAPAAKPAPAAAAPAPEAKAAEAPAATPAPRTNVMPLRKPIAPAGQPLPPQPSANEISPEALAKVSEVEKHAKKISLMELTERVCKWPIGDPATDDFYFCGLPVQQGKPYCDAHVGVAFQPMSSRRDRRR; encoded by the coding sequence ATGTCCTGGACCGACGAACGGGTTGAGACGCTTAAGAAAATGTGGGGCGAAGGCCAGTCGGCCAGCCAGATCGCCAAGGAATTGGGCGGGGTGACACGCAACGCCGTGATCGGCAAGGTGCACCGTCTGGGTCTGTCGAACCGCTCGGGCGGCGGCGCATCCGCGCCCTCCAAGCCCGCGCCCGCGGCGAAAGAGGCACCCGCTGCGAAAGCCGCGCCGGCCGCCAAGCCTGCGCCCGCAGCAGCCGCGCCCGCGCCTGAGGCCAAGGCGGCCGAAGCGCCCGCCGCGACGCCCGCGCCACGCACGAATGTCATGCCCCTGCGCAAGCCCATCGCGCCCGCGGGTCAGCCCCTGCCGCCGCAGCCCTCCGCCAACGAGATCAGCCCCGAGGCGCTTGCGAAAGTCTCCGAGGTGGAGAAGCACGCCAAGAAGATCAGCCTGATGGAACTGACCGAGCGGGTCTGCAAATGGCCCATCGGTGATCCGGCCACGGACGATTTCTACTTCTGCGGCCTGCCCGTTCAGCAAGGCAAACCCTATTGCGATGCCCACGTGGGCGTGGCGTTCCAGCCGATGTCGTCGCGCCGGGATCGTCGTCGCTAA
- a CDS encoding transglycosylase SLT domain-containing protein, producing MRAFGVLALCAVLTGCGGGLPFNGGADAQAVRAQPDLYPGETPAMRALVIEYAARHDIPEALLHRVIQRESDYRANARNGPYYGLMQILPQTAAQMGHQGSPNDLLDARTNLEYAGRYLRGAWLLSDGDIDTAIGWYARGYYYEARDRCMLVETGLRIREVARACR from the coding sequence ATGAGAGCGTTTGGCGTTTTGGCTCTTTGCGCGGTGCTGACGGGCTGCGGCGGTGGTCTTCCGTTTAACGGCGGGGCGGATGCTCAAGCCGTCCGGGCGCAGCCGGATCTCTATCCCGGTGAGACTCCGGCAATGCGTGCGTTGGTGATCGAATACGCCGCGCGCCACGATATTCCCGAGGCTTTGCTGCACCGGGTGATCCAGCGCGAAAGCGACTACCGGGCCAATGCGCGCAACGGTCCCTATTACGGGCTGATGCAGATCCTGCCGCAAACGGCGGCGCAGATGGGGCACCAAGGCAGCCCGAACGATCTGCTCGATGCGCGCACGAACCTCGAATACGCGGGGCGCTATCTGCGGGGCGCGTGGCTCTTGAGCGATGGCGACATCGACACCGCCATCGGTTGGTACGCGCGCGGCTATTATTACGAGGCGCGGGATCGCTGCATGCTGGTGGAAACCGGGCTGCGCATCCGAGAAGTGGCGCGGGCCTGTCGCTAG
- a CDS encoding AsmA family protein has translation MRWIIRVLAAIVVLLFLGLGTVLLIPAERIAEIAGNRISAATGRPVTITGEARPTLWPDLGVEIDGLQVANPSWAGSAPLISADKVNVGVAWSGLLSGNIHVNRAVFEGASITLVRAEDGSLSWEADEEASVGEPRAARRFGLEEAIIRDAQVRFEDREAGTDLSVTALNATLRLPDSDGAGMVSGTAQVNGVPMELETTIDGVAGLIAGEARPMQARLVWPEGRLAFDGTFGVDAAAAGRVELSAQDLSPLAALAGQDLPELPEGFGRDHVALAGEVRRAREGSLHLRDATLQLDETILQVAADLVPGEVRPMLRGTITGGEVSLPSALSGDALTEAGWSQEILDVSGLFNSDADLTVRVESLALGGLVLGEVDLRATVERGRLVFDIASIRAYEGQLAGQFVVNGRGGLSVGGDLILFDAALRPFLGAVAGYERLEGRGSASVEFLGVGDDLHTLMSGLEAEGDIAIGQGALLGLNLASLLDEPEATDAEGRTLFDRLTADFIVRDGVLMNEDLLLDAPWGEVRGAGEIDLGATTLDYTLAPAILRDAGRPAQAQIPIALTGTWAAPEVGPDLELLAEIERAAEAERRAAEARAAAEEEAELFPDLGTATDATPEPALEPAREESEPVVAFPEDIEQQLTDELISGVQELIFGDLGEVE, from the coding sequence ATGCGGTGGATAATTCGAGTTTTGGCGGCCATCGTCGTGCTGCTGTTTCTGGGCCTCGGGACGGTTTTGCTGATCCCGGCAGAGCGGATTGCCGAGATCGCGGGAAACCGAATCTCCGCCGCCACCGGACGCCCCGTCACCATCACCGGAGAGGCCCGTCCGACGCTCTGGCCCGATCTTGGTGTCGAGATCGATGGCCTTCAGGTGGCCAATCCTTCCTGGGCAGGCAGCGCGCCGCTGATCTCTGCGGATAAGGTCAACGTCGGCGTCGCGTGGTCCGGGTTGCTTTCAGGAAATATCCATGTGAACCGCGCTGTCTTTGAAGGGGCGTCCATCACCTTGGTGCGCGCGGAGGATGGGAGCCTCTCTTGGGAGGCGGATGAGGAAGCCTCTGTTGGGGAACCTCGTGCTGCGCGGCGTTTCGGGCTGGAGGAAGCGATCATCCGCGACGCGCAGGTGCGGTTCGAGGACCGTGAAGCCGGCACCGACCTCTCCGTCACGGCGCTGAACGCGACCCTGCGGCTGCCTGATTCCGACGGCGCGGGCATGGTCTCGGGTACAGCGCAGGTAAACGGCGTGCCGATGGAGTTGGAGACCACAATCGACGGCGTCGCGGGCCTGATCGCCGGCGAGGCGCGGCCGATGCAGGCGCGGCTGGTCTGGCCGGAAGGGCGCCTTGCCTTTGACGGGACATTCGGCGTGGACGCCGCTGCGGCGGGTCGCGTGGAGCTCTCGGCTCAAGACCTCTCGCCTCTTGCCGCGCTGGCAGGCCAGGACCTGCCCGAGTTGCCAGAGGGCTTCGGCCGCGACCATGTCGCGCTGGCAGGCGAGGTTCGGCGTGCGCGCGAAGGCTCTTTGCACCTGCGCGACGCGACGTTGCAGCTTGATGAGACGATCCTGCAAGTCGCGGCTGATCTGGTCCCGGGCGAGGTGCGGCCGATGTTGCGCGGCACGATCACCGGGGGAGAGGTCTCGCTACCCAGTGCGCTTTCCGGCGACGCTTTGACGGAGGCAGGCTGGTCGCAGGAAATCCTCGACGTATCGGGCCTGTTCAACAGCGATGCCGATTTGACTGTGCGGGTCGAAAGCCTCGCCCTCGGAGGGCTGGTGCTCGGAGAGGTCGACCTTCGCGCCACGGTAGAGCGGGGGCGGCTGGTGTTCGACATCGCGTCGATCCGCGCCTACGAGGGCCAATTGGCGGGTCAGTTCGTGGTTAACGGGCGCGGCGGCCTATCTGTCGGCGGCGATCTGATCCTGTTTGACGCCGCGCTCCGCCCGTTTCTGGGCGCGGTCGCGGGTTACGAGCGGTTGGAGGGGCGCGGATCGGCGTCGGTCGAGTTCCTTGGAGTCGGAGACGATTTGCACACGCTGATGAGCGGGCTGGAGGCCGAGGGCGATATCGCCATCGGCCAAGGCGCGTTATTGGGCCTCAACCTCGCGTCCCTTCTGGATGAACCGGAAGCGACGGACGCAGAAGGTCGAACCCTGTTCGACCGGCTGACCGCGGATTTCATCGTGCGCGACGGCGTGTTGATGAATGAGGACCTGTTGCTGGACGCCCCATGGGGCGAGGTGCGCGGCGCGGGCGAGATCGATCTGGGTGCGACGACGCTGGACTACACCCTTGCGCCCGCAATCCTGCGGGACGCGGGTCGCCCGGCGCAGGCCCAGATCCCCATCGCTCTCACGGGCACATGGGCGGCGCCCGAAGTGGGGCCGGACCTCGAGTTGCTGGCAGAGATCGAGCGCGCCGCAGAGGCAGAGCGCCGCGCGGCGGAAGCGCGGGCCGCTGCGGAAGAGGAGGCGGAATTGTTCCCGGATTTGGGTACCGCCACGGACGCGACACCGGAACCGGCTCTGGAGCCAGCGCGGGAGGAGAGCGAACCGGTCGTCGCCTTCCCGGAAGATATCGAACAGCAACTGACAGACGAGTTGATCAGCGGAGTGCAGGAATTGATTTTTGGCGATTTGGGGGAAGTGGAATGA